A single genomic interval of Zingiber officinale cultivar Zhangliang chromosome 4A, Zo_v1.1, whole genome shotgun sequence harbors:
- the LOC121969778 gene encoding vesicle-associated membrane protein 727-like: protein MSKQPLVYSFVAKGTVVLAEYTAFSGNFSTIAVQCLQKLPQNSNKFTYSCDGHTFNFLLDKEFVFLVVADEVVGRSLPFVFLERVKNDFIQLYGASIGGGGPHPLAGEEDDDLFEDRFCIAYSLDREFGPRLKGHMQYCINHPEEMSKISKLKAQVTEVKDIMMDNIEKVLDRGEKIELLVDKTQSLQFQADDFQRHGRQLRRRMWLQSLRFKLMVAVIALAVILALWFMACKGFKC, encoded by the exons ATGAGCAAACAACCTTTAGTTTATAGTTTTGTGGCCAAAGGCACAGTTGTGCTCGCAGAGTACACTGCCTTTTCTGGGAACTTCAGTACTATTGCTGTACAGTGCTTGCAGAAACTTCCTCAGAATAGCAACAAGTTTACCTATTCATGTGATGGTCATACCTTCAATTTCCTATTAGATAAAGAGTTCG TATTTCTTGTCGTAGCTGATGAGGTGGTTGGAAGGTCTTTACCCTTCGTATTTCTAGAGAGAGTAAAAAATGATTTCATTCAATTGTATGGAGCAAGTATTGGGGGAGGAGGCCCTCACCCACTTGCGGGTGAAGAGGATGATGATCTATTTGAGGATAGGTTCTGCATTGCTTATAGCCTTGACCGAGAATTTGG TCCTAGGCTGAAAGGGCATATGCAGTATTGCATAAATCATCCAGAAGAAATGAGCAAGATCTCCAAGTTAAAAGCACAAGTTACAGAGGTTAAAGATATAATGATGGACAATATTGAGAAG GTTCTTGATCGAGGTGAGAAAATTGAACTTTTGGTGGACAAGACTCAAAGTTTGCAGTTTCAG GCTGACGATTTCCAGAGGCACGGCAGGCAGCTCCGGAGGAGGATGTGGTTGCAGAGTCTTCGGTTCAAACTGATGGTAGCTGTTATTGCCCTTGCAGTGATACTTGCCCTCTGGTTCATGGCTTGCAAAGGGTTTAAATGCTAA